The following proteins are co-located in the Vigna unguiculata cultivar IT97K-499-35 chromosome 9, ASM411807v1, whole genome shotgun sequence genome:
- the LOC114164107 gene encoding transcription factor MYB3R-5-like: MYGREQLLVAFKSQSQVPWLVEKYMKKVVCCVSAMRRFSTTNQGCVAEARMMTPEFFPDKSEVQCLHRWKKVLNPELVKGHWTKEEDDKIIELVSIHGSTKWSLISQSLPGRIGKQCREQWCNHLSPDIKKDP, translated from the exons ATGTATGGAAGGGAACAACTTTTGGTGGCCTTCAAGAGTCAATCACAAGTGCCTTGGCTTGTAGAAAAGTACATGAAGAAG GTGGTTTGCTGTGTTTCTGCGATGAGAAGGTTTTCTACAACTAATCAGGGATGTGTTGCTGAAGCTAGAATGATGACTC CTGAGTTTTTTCCGGATAAATCAGAAGTTCAATGTCTTCACAGATGGAAAAAAGTTCTTAATCCTGAACTTGTTAAAGGACATTGGACAAAGGAG GAggatgataaaataattgaactgGTGTCTATACATGGATCTACAAAATGGTCTTTGATATCCCAGTCTTTGCCTGGTCGAATAGGAAAACAATGCAGAGAACA ATGGTGCAATCATCTTAGTCCAGACATAAAGAAGGATCCCTAG